A region from the Geotrypetes seraphini chromosome 10, aGeoSer1.1, whole genome shotgun sequence genome encodes:
- the LOC117368437 gene encoding sulfotransferase 2B1-like isoform X2: MSSSNFLEHHGFLMPSKYFDKDKLEYICNEFQVRDQDVFSITYPKSGTTWMQEILTLIQSDGDTTISHTVPNWERVPWLEPTLFSTNLESLPSPRFMSSHLPVHLFPKSFFTSKAKAIYTVRNPRDILVSLHYFSKTAGFLDELDNIEELLPKFLKGEVLGGSWFDHVRGWLGVKDQVNLLIVTYEELLQDLRGSVVRICNFLGKELNEAAIDSVVENVSFKNMKDNKMSNYSTFPKDILDIQKSPFIRKGISGEWKNHFTPAMSESFDAAYKEAMKDINFKFIWDQC; this comes from the exons ATGTCCTCTTCTAATTTCCTGGAGCACCATGGTTTTCTCATGCCCTCCAAATACTTTGATAAAGACAAGTTGGAATACATCTGCAATGAGTTCCAGGTCCGGGATCAGGACGTCTTCAGCATCACCTACCCCAAATCTG GGACCACATGGATGCAGGAGATTCTCACTCTCATTCAAAGCGATGGGGATACAACTATCTCCCACACCGTGCCTAACTGGGAGCGCGTGCCTTGGCTGGAGCCAACCCTATTTTCCACGAATCTGGAGAGTCTGCCCTCACCACGTTTCATGTCATCTCATCTCCCTGTCCATCTCTTCCCCAAATCATTTTTCACATCGAAGGCCAAG GCTATTTACACGGTCCGGAATCCGCGGGACATCCTGGTTTCCCTTCACTATTTCTCCAAGACAGCAGGATTCCTGGACGAGCTTGATAATATAGAAGAGTTGTTACCCAAGTTCCTGAAAGGAGAGG TATTGGGTGGATCCTGGTTTGATCATGTCCGAGGGTGGCTAGGAGTGAAGGATCAGGTGAATTTACTTATCGTAACATATGAGGAACTGTTACAG GACCTGCGAGGCAGTGTGGTGAGGATCTGCAACTTTCTGGGGAAAGAGCTGAATGAGGCGGCCATTGACTCTGTGGTGGAGAATGTGTCCTTCAAAAACATGAAAGACAACAAAATGTCCAATTACAGCACCTTTCCTAAAGATATTCTGGATATACAGAAAAGTCCCTTCATCAGGAAAG GAATCTCTGGCGAGTGGAAAAATCACTTTACTCCTGCGATGAGTGAATCCTTCGATGCAGCCTACAAGGAAGCGATGAAAGATATAAATTTTAAGTTCATCTGGGACCAATGCTGA